The Labilibaculum sp. sequence TTTTTAACCGTTTCTCCATTAGCCATCACATTCATTCCATTGGCCAGTTTCGATGACAAGAAAATTGCGGTAGGACCATCGGCACCACCAATAATTCCAATTGCACCCGCTTCCGGTGGCGCAAAACCCAACCAAAGAGCTCCCAAAAAAGTAACAAAAATACCAATCTGAGCTGCTGCACCCAAAATCATTAATCTAGGATTACTAATTAAAGATGAAAAATCAGTCATAGCTCCAATACCAAGGAATATTAATGGAGGATACCAACCACTAACTACACCCGAATATAAAATATTCATTACTGATCCAGGCTCATAAATTCCTAATTTCAAATTAAAATCAACAGCCTGAAACATTGGAATATTACCAATAATAACACCCATTCCGATTGGAATTAACAATAGGGGCTCGTAATCATATTTAATTGCTAAAAATATGAAAAACAAACCAATCAATACCATCAATAAGTTACCACCGGTAACATTTGCGAATCCAGTAAATTCGTAAAAATTCTTTAACCCAACGACCGCACCTGAGTTATTTTCACAATCAAGACTGGAGTTAGCAAACTTAAGAAAATCACCATCTACTTTGGCTATACGCGAACCAAGATCAAGAATTTCTGAAGTTGTAAGATAATTATTCGAATTGGAGTTCGGATCAATATTTTTTTGCAGGTGTGTTACAGTTTTTGGATTAAATGTCATTATAACATTTTCCCCTTCTGCTTTCCACTTTCCAGTAAAACGCTGTTTTACCGAATCCATCATAAATGTATTATCACTTTTGAATTCGAAAATCTTGTATCTTTTTACTGTAATATCGGAATTTCCAACAGGGTTAGGAATATATCCATCTTCATGGTTAACCCATTTTCCCGTTGTTAATTTTTCTGCGGTATCCGATGATTTTTGAGCAATGGAGTTAAAAGCTAACCCCATTACCAAAATCATTGAGAATACCAATGAATAAAGTTTTCTCATTATATAGTTTTTGCCTTTTATTATTGAAATGTTATGCTATTTCAATTAGTACATCATCCTGAAGTACGCTATCGCCAACTGCAACCTTTATGGCTTTAACGGTTCCTCCTTTTTCGGCTAATACATTATTTTCCATTTTCATTGCCTCCATTACCAAAAGAGTATCTCCTGGATTAATAGAATCACCAACTGCAATGTTAATTTTAATAATACTACCCGGAAGCGGTGCTTTTACTGTTGAAGCTCCTCCTCCACTTTTTTTGATACTACCTTCTCCTGGTTTGTTAACAACCGGCTTGCGAACCAATCTAGGAGTTTTTGATGATTTTTCTGCAACATGCACATCAACATCATAACTCGTTCCGTTCACTTCAATTTTGGCATTCGATCCTTCAAAATCTTTGATTTCAACATCGTATTCTTGCCCACGTATTGTAAATTTGAACTTCTTCATTTTGCTTATCTTGGTTGATTCATTACTCCATAAATCTTAGAACTCCACGGAGAATAATTCTTAGTAACTTTTTTAATTGTAATGATATTGCTTTCATCATCGTGATTCTGGTTAAAGTGCATGTGCAAGGCCATTGCAATAGCAGCATTTACACCTCCCTCGATGTTTAAGTCATCAGTTTCAGAGCCAGATCGACCTTCTCTCACCAACTTTTTTCTTAAGTTAAGATGTAAGAGTTTAGGCAAATTGACAAAAACAATTACCAGCAGCACCAATGCAACAAATACAATGGAATAACCTACAATGGCAACAGTCCATCCACCTTGACTTCCTATAGATAAAATATTCATCAACATAGAACGTTTTTTTTATAATGGAATATTAGAATGTTTTTTAGGTGGATTCAATTGCTTTTTAGTCTGAAGAGACTGGAATGCGCGAATCACTCTGAAACGTGTATTACGTGGCTCAATTACATCATCGATATAACCATATGATGCTGCATTGTATGGATTTGCAAATGCCTCGTTGTACTCAAGCTCAGTTTCAGCGATGAATTTCACTTTTTCATCATCTGACAATTCAGCCATTTTTCTTCCGTGAAGCACTTCGATTGCACCTTTTGCACCCATAACAGCAATTTCAGCTGTAGGCCATGCATAATTCAAATCACCACGAAGTTGCTTACAAGACATTACATCATGAGCACCACCGTAAGATTTTCTTAGAGTAATAGTTACTTTTGGAACTGTAGCCTCACCATAAGCGAACATTAATTTCGCACCATGAGTAATGATACCACCAAACTCCTGACTTGATCCAGGCAAGAAACCAGGAACGTCAACCAAAGTTAAAATTGGAATATTGAAACAGTCGCAGAAACGAATGAATCTGGCCGCTTTTCTTGAAGACTCAATATCAAGTACACCAGCAAGGAAACTAGGCTGATTGGCAACAACACCTACAGACATTCCACCCATACGAGTAAAACCTACAATAATATTCTTTGCATAATGACGGTGAACTTCCAAAAATTCAGCATCATCAGCAATCGAATAAATAACATCCTTCATGTCATAAGGCATGTTCGGATTTGCTGGAATGATTTCATTGAGGATATCATCCATTCTATCAATAGGATCTGAACAAGCTGTAATTGGGGCTTCTTCCAAGTTATTTGATGGCATGTAAGATAACAACTTACGAACAATCATGATACCTTCTTCTTCATCTTCTACCATGAAGTGAGATACACCTGATTTGCTGGCATGCATTTTAGCACCACCTAAATCTTCAACAGAAATATCTTCACCGGTAACCGTCTTAACAACCTTAGGACCAGTCACAAACATATATGATTTTTCTTCTGTCATCATGATGAAATCGGTAAGAGCCGGAGAATAAACAGCACCTCCTGCACAAGGACCAAAAATTGCTGAAATCTGAGGAATAACTCCAGAAGCCATAATATTTCTCTGGAAAATCTCAGCATAACCTGCCAAAGCAGTTACACCTTCCTGAATACGAGCTCCTCCTGAATCATTAAGACCCACAACCGGTGCACCCATTTTCATTGCCATATCCATGATTTTGCAAATTTTCTGAGCGAAAGTTTCAGATAACGATCCTCCAAAAACAGTAAAATCCTGAGAGAATACGAATACTAAACGCCCGTCGATTGTTCCCTGACCGGTAACAACACCATCGCCTAAAAATTTCGTTTTCTCCATACCGAAGTTAGTACAACGGTGCGATACAAACATGTCAAATTCCTCGAAACTTCCTTCATCAAGAAGCATATCGATTCTTTCACGAGCTGTAAACTTGCCTTTCTTGTGTTGAGATTCGATTCTTTTCACACCTCCACCAAGCTTAGCCTCTGCTCTTAAATCAATTAACTTTTTAATTTTATCCTGACTAGCCATAACTAATTGAGTTATTATTATTTATTGAGTATTCTTATTTATTGCCACAAATTTCAGTCAGCACACGCTGAGTTGATTTCGGATGTAAAAATCCAATTTTCAAACCTTCTGCACCATTACGAGGCGTTTTGTCAATCACTTCACAACCAGCTTCCTGAACATCAGTTAATGCTTGCTGGACATCTTCAACTGCGAATGCCATATGATGCATTCCGCCACCTGTTTTCGCAACAAACTTACCGATTGGACCTTCTGGATCTGTTGACTCCAACAACTCAATTTTGGTATCTCCAACTTTAAAAAAAGCTGTTTTAACCTTCTGATCCACTACCTCTTCAACTGCATAACATTCTAATCCTAATACTTTCTCGTAGAATGGAATTGCTTCTTCTAAACTTTTTACTGCGATACCGATATGTTCAATATGGGATGGTTTCATGATAGATATATTTTAAATTAAATAGGTTACAAAAATATCGATTTGAAAAACGGCAATCAATGATCTGTAACATTATAAAAGTTGTTTTTCAACATGTATGCAAAACAAGAAGATCACACTTTACTTCTAAAAATCAAACAAATAAGATCAAAATCAGTTCTCAAAGTTCTTATTTAGAATTCAAAACACCGAAAACCTTTGCGTAAAGTACATTTCAAATAAGATCTCCTTTTAATTTGCGATCAAAGAAACTCTCTTTTCGCATAAAACAGAAATTTATTTTACTATTTTTCAACATATCCGAACACTAATACGTTTTCAAGATTTTTTAGTCAACCGGTATAAAAAACACATCCGCAACTATTGCCCAATGCCATTCTCAGTTCATACTTTTTAGCTTACAAATAGCCAAAGAGCAATTCCGCAGTCTTAGAGAATTCATTTTGTTACATTGTGTAAAGTCTTTTACCTATATTTGCATTTTGAAACAGGTTTCAACCATTATTATAAATTTCATAAGTAGACTCTAAGATGATACTATTCTTCAAAAAAGACGAAGTACACTTTGTTGTTCAGACAACTAACCAATTGAATGCATTGGATTTTGAAAAGCTTTCCTGGCTATTCGGAGATGCCGAAAAAATTCAAGAAGATGAGATAGAGGGATTTTTTATTGGCCCAAGAAAGGAAATGATTACTCCCTGGAGTACAAATGCAGTTGAAATAACCCAAAACATGGGTATTTCAGGAATTCTACGAATTGAAGAATTTCATAAAAAAGAAAGCGAGAAAGCCACATACGATCCTATGCTGCAAGCTTTCTATAAAAAAATTGGTCAAGACATCTACACCATTGAAAAGCAACCGGAACCTATTCTAAATATTGAAAACATTGCAGCATACAACCAACAGGAAGGTTTAGCTCTTAGCAGTGAGGAGATTGATTATTTAAATGGAGTTTCAGAAAAAATCGGCAGAAAATTAACTGATTCCGAAGTGTTTGGTTTCTCTCAGGTTAATTCGGAGCACTGTCGTCATAAAATTTTTAACGGAGTGTTTGTTATTGATGGTGAAGAAAAAGAATCTTCACTTTTCCAATTAATTAGAAAGACCTCAAATGTAAACCATAACAGAATTGTATCTGCCTACAAAGACAATTGTGCGTTTTTAGAAGGACCTAAAATGGAACAATTTGCTCCGATCACTCATGATAAAGCAGATTTCTTTCAAACCAAAGATATTAATACGGTAATTTCGCTTAAAGCGGAAACACATAATTTCCCAACTACTGTTGAACCATTTAATGGTGCAGCAACAGGTACTGGTGGTGAAATTAGAGATAGAATTGCAGGAGGAAAAGCATCAGTACCAATGGCCGGAACTGCTGTTTACATGACTTCATATCCTAGACTGGAAGCTGCTCGTTCTTGGGAAAATGCTACTGATCCCAGAAAATGGTTGTATCAAACCCCTGAAGAAATTCTAATTAAGGCATCAAACGGAGCAAGTGATTTTGGGAACAAATTTGGTCAGCCACTTATTTGTGGTTCTGTTCTTACTTTCGAACACTTCGAGAACAATAAGAAATACGGCTACGATAAAGTAATTATGCAGGCCGGAGGAATTGGCTATGGAAGATTGGAACAAGCTCAAAAAGATACTCCTGAAAAGGGAGATAAAGTAATCCTTTTAGGCGGAGACAACTACCGAATTGGAATGGGCGGTGGAGCCGTTTCATCTGTTGCAACCGGTGAATTCACAAACTCTATAGAATTAAATGCAGTACAGCGTTCAAATCCTGAAATGCAAAAAAGAGTTTGTAATGCAATTCGGGCAATGGCCGAAATCGATGAGAATCCTATTGTTTCTATTCATGATCATGGAGCAGGCGGACACTTAAATTGCCTATCAGAACTTGTTGAAGAAACTGGCGGTAAAATTGATTTGAATGCCCTTCCTGTTGGTGACCCTACCCTTTCAGCTAAAGAAATTGTAGGCAACGAGTCTCAGGAAAGAATGGGATTGGTTATTAAAGAAAAAGATGTTGCCCTTTTAACCCGCATAGCAGAGAGAGAAAGAGCCCCAATTTACCAGGTTGGCGAAACAACCGGTGATATGAGGTTCACTTTTGAGGATAAAAAAAACGGACAAAATCCAATTGATCTTGGTCTTTCGGAAATGTTTGGAAAACCACCAAAAACTGTAATGACAGATACAACTTTGAATGAAAAATTTGAAGCTGTTAAATATGATGGTAATAAAATAGAAGAATACATCGAAAATGTTCTTCAATTAGAGGCTGTTGCCTGCAAAGATTGGTTAACCAACAAGGTAGACAGATCGGTGACTGGAAAAATAGCCATGCAGCAATGTGCGGGCCCGCTTCAATTGCCATTGAATAATTTAGGCGCCGTTGCAATTGATTTTCAAGGCGAAAAAGGAATTGCTACATCTATTGGTCATACACCAATTGCAGCTTTGGTAAACTCTGAAAATGGCAGTCGTTTATCCATTGCTGAATCCTTAACCAACATGGTTTGGGCTCCAATTGAACAAGGACTTAAAGGAGTTTCATTATCGGCAAACTGGATGTGGCCTTGTAAAAACCCAGGTGAAGACGCTCGTCTGTATCAGGCTGTTCAGTCAATTAGTGATTTTGCCATTGAATTGGGAATTAATGTTCCAACAGGAAAAGATTCTCTTTCAATGACCCAGAAATATGGAGAAAACGATGTGGTTTATTCTCCGGGAACAGTTATCATTTCAACTGTAGGTGAAATAATTGATATCAAAAAAATAATTTCTCCAGTTCTGAAGAATGACGCGAATTCTCATATAATCTATATGGATTTCTCGAAAGATGATTTTCAATTGGGAGGAAGCAGCTTTGCTCAGATCGTAAATAAATTGGGCACACAAACTCCTGATGTTAAAGATTCTAAATATTTTGTAAAAGCATTTGAAACTATTCAGCAATTAATATTGGAAGGTAAAATACTTGCCGGTCATGATATTTCGGCTGGTGGTATGATTACAGCATTGTTGGAGATGTGTTTTGCAGACAACAGACTTGGTGCTGATATTGATCTTTCATCGATTGACGAAAGCGATTTGGTTAAAGTATTGTTTAGCGAAAACCCTGGTATTATTTTTCAGGTGAAAGATCTTGAATCTATTTCACAGGTTCTTACGGACAAAGGAATTGTATTCCACACAATTGGAACTCTTGCTGAAGCCGGAAAAATGCAGATCTCAAAAGACGATCAGGTTCTTGATCTTGATATTGCTTCTTTGCGCGATTTGTGGTTCAAAACTTCATATTTACTGGATCGAAATCAAGCGGGCCAAGAATTGGCTTTGGAAAGATTTAAATCCTACAAAAAGAATGAATTGGAATTCAAATTCGACGAAAACTTCACCGGGAAATTCGAACAATTCGGTATTGATCCAAAAAGAAAAGAAAAATCGGGTGTTAAAGCTGCCATCATTCGTGAGAAAGGTGTAAACGGCGATCGCGAAATGGCTTGGATGATGCATTTGGCAGGAATGGACGTTAAAGATGTTCATATGACTGACTTGATTGCCGGACGTGAAGATTTATCGGATGTGAACATGATTGTTTTTGTTGGAGGCTTCTCTAACTCTGATGTACTAGGTTCGGCAAAAGGATGGGCCGGAGCATTCCTTTACAATGAAAAAGCTAAAAAATCGCTTGATAATTTCTACGCTCGAAAAGATACTTTAAGTCTTGGAGTTTGTAATGGTTGTCAGTTAATTTCCGAACTGGGATTAATTTATCCTGATCATGAAAAACACCCAAAACTTCTTCACAACGAATCACATAAATTCGAATCTGGATTTGTAAGTGTATTCATTCCAGAAAATAACTCAATTATGCTTTCGTCTTTGGCAGGAAGTAAATTAGGCATTTGGGTCGCTCACGGGGAAGGTAAATTTGATTTGCCATACGAACAAGACAAGTATCAGATTCCTATGAGATACAATATTGATCAGTATCCTGCCAATCCAAACGGCTCGCCATTTGCAACGGCCGCAATTTCATCAAATGATGGTCGTCATTTGGCTATGATGCCTCACCTGGAAAGAGCAACTTACCCATGGAATTGGGCTCATTACGATGAGAACCGTATTGATGACGAGGTTTCACCTTGGATTGAGGCATTTGTAAATGCAAAGAAATGGATCATGCAACACAAATGATTTCAAGTAATTAAATATAGAATACCTCCTTTTTCAAGGGGGTATTTTTTTTGCTTAAGTACAAGGTAAAAACTAATACATTTTTCATAACTTGTGACAACTAACGAAATCACAACGTATATGAAACATTTTTTACCCCTTATTGCCATTCTGGGATTAACATTAGCGTGTACCCCACCTAATAAACTTGCTTCCACTGAAAAAAAGCAAGACTCAATCCAAAAGGAAAAAAGAATCCCCATTGAAAAACAAATTGCCCCCGGTACTTGTTCTCTTGTAATAAGTGACTTTAAATTTTTATCAGAGAACAATAAATTCCTGCTAAACGGAAAAGTTATTTCCATAAAATCTTATGGTGCAGGCTTTACTTCAACTTTCGAGAAGGAACAAAGCATTCAAATAAAAATTACAGAACAACAATTTATTAATTTGAAATCTGCAAGAACCATTTCTTGTTTAATATCCAGCATCGAAGGAGTGCACAACACACCCCTTTACAAACTGGTAGATTATAAATCAGAAACAAAACAATAAAATTAATTTCAATTTAGTCCTTATCCTATTACTTATTGGCTCCTTGAATACAGGAGAACAGCCCCAATTGTAATTTAAAAATTGGAATAAAAATTACTTTTCAACTAACAAATAAATTAGGGAAACGTAATATGTCTGCTTCCTCTTTGATAAGAAAACTTAATTTGCACGTATTCGGCATTAAATAATCAAAACACATGAAATCAATTTTCACCATACTACTCGCAATAGCGATTTCTTTTCCAACACTTGCGCAAAATAAAAAACTAACAGTACAAAAGCACTCTACACTAGGAGTGAAAAATATCGTAATAACCGAAAAAACGTACAATGATTTAACCAATCCAACATTAAACAAGAGAAAGTTGGCTAAAATTGCGGACAAAGAAGCGGGAAAACCAAAACGTGCGGATGATCCTATTGCCAGAGCCTTGTACGAAAGAAATATACTAAAAAACCCTCTTACGGGACA is a genomic window containing:
- a CDS encoding biotin/lipoyl-containing protein — encoded protein: MKKFKFTIRGQEYDVEIKDFEGSNAKIEVNGTSYDVDVHVAEKSSKTPRLVRKPVVNKPGEGSIKKSGGGASTVKAPLPGSIIKINIAVGDSINPGDTLLVMEAMKMENNVLAEKGGTVKAIKVAVGDSVLQDDVLIEIA
- a CDS encoding OadG family protein encodes the protein MLMNILSIGSQGGWTVAIVGYSIVFVALVLLVIVFVNLPKLLHLNLRKKLVREGRSGSETDDLNIEGGVNAAIAMALHMHFNQNHDDESNIITIKKVTKNYSPWSSKIYGVMNQPR
- a CDS encoding acyl-CoA carboxylase subunit beta, translated to MASQDKIKKLIDLRAEAKLGGGVKRIESQHKKGKFTARERIDMLLDEGSFEEFDMFVSHRCTNFGMEKTKFLGDGVVTGQGTIDGRLVFVFSQDFTVFGGSLSETFAQKICKIMDMAMKMGAPVVGLNDSGGARIQEGVTALAGYAEIFQRNIMASGVIPQISAIFGPCAGGAVYSPALTDFIMMTEEKSYMFVTGPKVVKTVTGEDISVEDLGGAKMHASKSGVSHFMVEDEEEGIMIVRKLLSYMPSNNLEEAPITACSDPIDRMDDILNEIIPANPNMPYDMKDVIYSIADDAEFLEVHRHYAKNIIVGFTRMGGMSVGVVANQPSFLAGVLDIESSRKAARFIRFCDCFNIPILTLVDVPGFLPGSSQEFGGIITHGAKLMFAYGEATVPKVTITLRKSYGGAHDVMSCKQLRGDLNYAWPTAEIAVMGAKGAIEVLHGRKMAELSDDEKVKFIAETELEYNEAFANPYNAASYGYIDDVIEPRNTRFRVIRAFQSLQTKKQLNPPKKHSNIPL
- the mce gene encoding methylmalonyl-CoA epimerase, which codes for MKPSHIEHIGIAVKSLEEAIPFYEKVLGLECYAVEEVVDQKVKTAFFKVGDTKIELLESTDPEGPIGKFVAKTGGGMHHMAFAVEDVQQALTDVQEAGCEVIDKTPRNGAEGLKIGFLHPKSTQRVLTEICGNK
- the purL gene encoding phosphoribosylformylglycinamidine synthase; translation: MILFFKKDEVHFVVQTTNQLNALDFEKLSWLFGDAEKIQEDEIEGFFIGPRKEMITPWSTNAVEITQNMGISGILRIEEFHKKESEKATYDPMLQAFYKKIGQDIYTIEKQPEPILNIENIAAYNQQEGLALSSEEIDYLNGVSEKIGRKLTDSEVFGFSQVNSEHCRHKIFNGVFVIDGEEKESSLFQLIRKTSNVNHNRIVSAYKDNCAFLEGPKMEQFAPITHDKADFFQTKDINTVISLKAETHNFPTTVEPFNGAATGTGGEIRDRIAGGKASVPMAGTAVYMTSYPRLEAARSWENATDPRKWLYQTPEEILIKASNGASDFGNKFGQPLICGSVLTFEHFENNKKYGYDKVIMQAGGIGYGRLEQAQKDTPEKGDKVILLGGDNYRIGMGGGAVSSVATGEFTNSIELNAVQRSNPEMQKRVCNAIRAMAEIDENPIVSIHDHGAGGHLNCLSELVEETGGKIDLNALPVGDPTLSAKEIVGNESQERMGLVIKEKDVALLTRIAERERAPIYQVGETTGDMRFTFEDKKNGQNPIDLGLSEMFGKPPKTVMTDTTLNEKFEAVKYDGNKIEEYIENVLQLEAVACKDWLTNKVDRSVTGKIAMQQCAGPLQLPLNNLGAVAIDFQGEKGIATSIGHTPIAALVNSENGSRLSIAESLTNMVWAPIEQGLKGVSLSANWMWPCKNPGEDARLYQAVQSISDFAIELGINVPTGKDSLSMTQKYGENDVVYSPGTVIISTVGEIIDIKKIISPVLKNDANSHIIYMDFSKDDFQLGGSSFAQIVNKLGTQTPDVKDSKYFVKAFETIQQLILEGKILAGHDISAGGMITALLEMCFADNRLGADIDLSSIDESDLVKVLFSENPGIIFQVKDLESISQVLTDKGIVFHTIGTLAEAGKMQISKDDQVLDLDIASLRDLWFKTSYLLDRNQAGQELALERFKSYKKNELEFKFDENFTGKFEQFGIDPKRKEKSGVKAAIIREKGVNGDREMAWMMHLAGMDVKDVHMTDLIAGREDLSDVNMIVFVGGFSNSDVLGSAKGWAGAFLYNEKAKKSLDNFYARKDTLSLGVCNGCQLISELGLIYPDHEKHPKLLHNESHKFESGFVSVFIPENNSIMLSSLAGSKLGIWVAHGEGKFDLPYEQDKYQIPMRYNIDQYPANPNGSPFATAAISSNDGRHLAMMPHLERATYPWNWAHYDENRIDDEVSPWIEAFVNAKKWIMQHK